Part of the Sulfurovum sp. TSL6 genome, TGGATGATGCGATTGTTGTTTCTGAGAATATCCAGCGACATATTAATGAAGGTTTAGCGAAAAATGAGGCAGTGTATCAAGGGTTAAAAGAGATGGTTTTACCTGTCACTTTGGCAACACTTACAACCATTGCGGCATTTCTTCCTCTGTTCATGCTCACCGGAGAGATCAAAAACTTTATTATCCTTATTCCTATTACTGTGATCATGATCCTTTTGGGATCTCTTCTTGAAAGTTTTTTCTTTCTACCCTTGCATGCGGATGAGGTGCTCAAAAAGCAGAAGAATTTTATCAATTGGGAACCACTGCAGAACAAATATGAAGCGTTGCTGCATCTTGTGATCCGGTTTAAATATATCTTTTTATTCACGTTTGTCATAGTGATACCACTTTTAACCATCCTCACGATCAAAATGCTCAATTTTCAGTTTTTCCCTGGTTTTGATGGCAACTATCTGTATATTACAGGGAAAAGTAATATGGATACGACCATTGAAGAGACAGACAAAATAGCCAAAGAGTTGGAAAAGTATGTGCTTTCAAAAAAAGAGACCTATGCACTTAAATCCACATCTACCGTTGTAGGGTACCGAAGATCACTCGCCGGCGCAGATGAAAATGGGGACAATATGCTCTACATTACCATGGAATTGTATGATATGGAACCCCAGAGTTTTATCGATGCCTATATCAATCCTATATTGAATTTTTCTTTTATGTTCAATGATCCTGAAAAGATCAGAAAGAAACATACCTATGACCTTGCACAAGATCTGAGAAAAGAGATCGCACCCATGAAGAAGAAGTATCAGCTTGAAGAGCTTGGTGTGCGTGAAGACAAGCCCGGTTTGATCAAAAATGATATACAGATCAATCTTTCGGGAAAAGATGGTCAAAAGATAGCAGATGCAATGAACAGAATTGAAGAAAATCTGTCTGTCATTCCGTATGTGAAAGATGTAGGTAACAATGCACAGCTTGGAAAGATGGAGTACAAGATACGTATCAATGCGTATGGTGAACAACTCGGGTTGAGTGAAGTAGGCATAGCACAGACCCTTTCGGGTTATTTCCTTGACAGTCGTAAAGCAATGACCTTTAGTCCAAACGGTGTGATGGAGATCAGAACAAAATCCATAGGTAAAGACTCTGAAACGACTTTAATGAATTTTATGATCCCTACGCCTTCGGGAAGCGTGGTGAAATTGACCGATGTTGTGGATATAGAAAAACTAAGAGCATATGAAAAGATTGAAAAAAGAGATGGCAATACAGTCAAATCGGTCTTTGCAAATATAGATAAGAAAAAAACGACTGCTGTGGCTGTGCTGAAGAAGATCAAGCCTTTGCTGGATGCGATCGAGGATGAGGGCATCGACGTCAGTCTTTTAGGAGAACAGGAAAAAAACCAGCAATTTAAAAATGACATGATACGTTCTTTGATCATCGCAGTCTTTTTAATTTTGATCACACTCCTTTTTATCTTCCCGAAAATCCGTTATGCATTGATGGTCATGTCTGTCATTCCTTTTAGTTTATTAGGTGCATTGCTGGGGCACATGCTGATAGGGATCAACCTCTCCATGCCTTCGGTTATAGGTATGTTGGGGCTCGCGGGGGTTGTGATCAATGATGGTATCATCATGCTGGATTTTCTTCATGGTACGCATAACGCAGAAACATTCTATGAAAGGGCGAAGTTAAGACTCCGTCCTATTTTAATCACTTCGATCACTACATTCCTCGGACTTTTTACCCTGATCTTTTATGCCACAGGACAGGCAGTGATCCTTCAGCCTATTGCTATCTCGATAGGATTTGGCCTTATTTGGGGTACGGTACTGAACCTTGTTTACCTACCGTCATTGTATGCGGTGGTAAATAAGATACAACCGGGTAGAGAGACTTAGTCTGTTCCTGGCTCCGTCTCTTCTTTTTTGGATTCGTTTTGTTTGACATGCAGATCCAATTGAGGGAAAGGTATCTCAATATGGTGTTTGTAGAGCGTAGCATAAATGAATTTTAAAAAATCTGATTTGGTCCCCGAAGGTCTCAGGGTTGATAGTCCTCTAATCCAGACAACGAGTTCATAATCTACCGAACTTGATCCCATAGCAGTCATCCAGATTACCGTAGGATATTTGGCATTTTTTTTCACATAATTGATATCACTGTTTCTCAGCTCTTCCAGGATCACTTTTTCCACTTTATCATTGCTTGTTCCATACGCAACAGAGAAAGGGATATGTATGCGTCTGATATCATTCTCCAATGTCCAGTTGATGACATTGTTTTGGATAAAAGAAGAGTTTGGAATAACTACATCAATGTTGTCATTGGTTGTAACGGTGGTTGAACGCATTCTCATATCACTGACCGTACCTCGGATGGTATCTGATATCTCTATATAATCTCCCAAACGGATAGTGCGTTCAAACATTAAGATGATACCTGCTGCAAAATTGGAAACAAGTGTTTGGAGACCAAAACCGATACCTATAGAAAGTGCACCTGCAACGAGTCCCAGATTGGAAAGATCCAATCCGATACTTTTAAGTGCAAAAAGCAAAGTGATAAATACAAGAATATAGTAGCCGGCATTGGAGATAGCCTTGGCTGCAGAGAGTGAAATTTTTTCCCGTTGAGTAGCGAGATTAATGATCTTTCGTTTGTAAAATGCAGCAATGATAAATCCAAGAATAATGATCAAAATGACTTTGAGGATATCAAGGGTTGAAATACCCCTTTCATTAAAGACAAAAAGGGCTTCTGTGAGCTTGCCATAGGTGAAATCATAAATACTTTCAGCACTCTCTTCTACATTTGAGAGTGCCAGTGCCACATTACCTGCCACCTCTTTGAACACAGTCTTGAGAATAGTCCGCTTGTAGGTATAGTGATCAATGAGATCTGGGATGAGCCTCTGCAAGGCTTCTGAATCGGCATTAAAAAGATCAAGGGCTTTCTGGGTCTCATTTTTTTGTAGATAAGCCAGAGAAAGCATAAGGGTTAGATCGATCTTTGTGGTGAGGAGACTCATCATATTCATATCGTTGGAAAGAAATTTTTTACTTAAAGTATCTGAAATAGTTTCATGCACTATCAGTTCACGTTCTTTAGCTAGCTTGAGGGCAACGGCTTCTTGTTCTATAGGAGAAAATTTTGTATTTATCTCAGCAAGTTTTTTTTCGAGAGCCGGAATATTAAAGGTGACTTGTTTCAGTTTTTGTTTGAAGCGCTCTTCTCCTTTGTTTAGTAAAGTCTCATAGGCTTTGATAGTTTGTGCTTGATTGTCTCCTTTGAGTTTATAAAATGCGTATTGCAATTGGTAGAGCAGCAGGTTTTTTTTATCTTCAACGGTAATGTCATTGATACTTTGTTTCAAATAATGCCGTTTAGATTGCATAGCAGATTGTTCTTTTTTTAAGGTATCGATCTTTGCGTAAGTATCTGTAAGTGCATTGAGATACGAAAAATAGTTTTCAGTGCTTATATTTTTGTCATCAGGCAAGAGTGAATCAGGCATAGGATCCACCTGCAATGTAAAGGAGAGCATCTTTTCAAGTTTTCCTAAGATCATACGCTCTGTTGCGATACGTTCTGTATCTTCTTGTGTTTGGTTCTGATCTGATTTTTGTTCGGTCTTAATACGCTTTGCGATTTCTTCATGATAGCTTATGGTATTGTTGCCATCATAGAGTTTTGTATCTATTTCAGCAGACCACAAAGAGAGTGATAGAAACAATAGGAGTAAAAATGCTTTCATGAAGGTATACCCTTTTTGTAAATTATAGCATAGATGTTAACTCCAAAAGGCAGAGACGTCTATAATAACTTTGAGAGTATAATCATAAAAGAATATCATTTTTGAGGAGTTTGAATGTACGACATCATCTATATCGGAGGTGGTCTTAATTATGCCGGTGCGGTCGTTGCTGCAAAATATGGCCTTAAGGTAGCACTGATTGAAACATCACTGGATCAATTAGGAGGTGTGTGTCTCCATAAAGGTTGTATCCCTTCTAAAATGTTTTTATATTATGCCGACACCCTACGTCAAAGTAAAGCGGATGTCTTTGATGGAAATATCATGCTGGATATGCAGGTACTCTCGGAAAAGAAATCAAAACTTATCGAAAATGCAGGTAGAAGTATAAGGGCACAATGTAAAGATGTTGAGCTGATCGAAGGCAAGGGACGGATCATTGCACCGCATGAAGTTGAGGTAGAGGGAAAGATATATAAGGCTGAGCATATCGTCATAGGAACAGGTTCTTCTGCTTTTATCCCCGATGGTATAGTGTATGACGCAAAGGCGATCATCACAAGCAGCGAGGTACTTGAACTTAAAAAACTGCCTAAAGAGATAGCCATTTATGGTAATGGTGCCATAGCTTTAGAAATGGCAAGTTTTTTTGCTTCTTCTGGTGTAAAGGTCACACTTATTTCCCGTGGTGAAACACTTTTAAACAAGTCACATCCTTTTATCCAAAGTGCAATGCTGAAAGAGATGGAGAAACTAGGTGTCATATATCTTAAAAAACACGTTATTGTCTCTGCTAAAAATACGAAAAAAGGGGTCTATATCACTTTTGAAGATGGTACTTCTGCTTATTACGAACAGATGCTTGTAGCGACGGGACGGAAGCCCACTACCGATGTGATCGCTATAGATGAGATTGTTGTAAACAGGGGCATAGAGACGGATGCATTTTTTGAAACGACACTAGCCAAACATTATGCCATAGGTGATTGTAACGGTAAGGTGCAATTGGCACATGCAGCAAGAGCTCAGGTACTGAATGTCACGATGCAGATAGTGGGCAAAGATCCTAAAAAACTTGATCTTGATCATGTGGTAAAGTTTATCCATACTTTGCCGATGAGTTATGCTACAGTAGGACAAAGCAAAGATATGCTTGAAAAAAACTCGACTGTTTTCAAAGAGAGTGTTGTTACGCTTGATAACTTTGCCAGCTATGGCTTCCGTCACTCTATAAATGGTGCAATGATGGTTTATGCAGATGAAGAAGGGTTGATCTTGGGTGCTGAGATATTGGCATCTGATGCAGAAGAACACATTGCACCTATCGCAATGGCTCTTGCAGGTGAAATGAACGCTCTTTCAGCCAGTCAGACCATTATGGCACATCCTACTTTTTCTGAAGCATTGGAAAGGGCTTATTCCCGATTGGGATGAAAAGGGTAAGACATTACAAGCCTTTCATTACAATTTCAAAGAGATAATCCACTTCATGGTCTTCTAAAAATACCGTCTTTTTAGTTTGAAAAAAGTCTAGTACTTTTTTGGTAGGGAGAGCAGAAGTGTAGAGGCATGCCGGGTGTGCCGGAATGAACGATTGCATGAGGGCGATCTCTTCTTCTATACGATTTTCACAGATATAGCAGTGTTCATCATGATGCAGTCTGCCTTCATATTCGAGTAGAGTGATGTAAGACTCACAGACAATGCGCTTAGGGTTTTGTTTATCCCATTTTTTGGCTGCAGAGAGAAGCAGATCGAAGTAAAAAGAGTCTATCTCTTCTGCATCTTTGAGATGAGGTTCAAAGCGTTTGATGAAATTGTGCCATAGCAGGAGTTTATTTTTGTCAAAGAGCCATGGAAAACCCATGTGAGAGAGTGAACGCAGCCTGGGAAGAAAGCTGCTCCCTTCACCTTCTACTTCAAAATCTATAAGATTTCCGAGCTGTAAAATGGAGTGTCTTGCACCAAAAAAACGGTAATAAGTTCTGACTTCTGTTGGACTGAGTACCAGTGCGATAGAGTCTTCATTTTTGGCTTTTCTGACAGAAAGTATAAAACCTTTGATAATACACCCCAATTATTTTTTTTAATTATAGTCAAAATGATGTTAAAAATAGAGCAGACTACATGTACGAGAATATGGGCTTAACGGAGCCTTAAAGAGCTTTTAACGTACATTTAAGTATAATCCACACCATTCTAGGGACACTATATGATGTTCTGGTTATATTATTTTTAAGGTTGGGATATGAGAGATTTATTTACTTCGTTTAAGGATAACTGTGGATTTGGGCTTTTAGCGTCTATCGACAATACTCCGTCACACAAAAACTTGGAAGATGCGATTACTTCATTGTCACGTATGATGCATAGAGGGGCTATCGCAGCAGATGGTAAGACAGGAGACGGTTCAGGTCTTTTGCTCTCTCTTCCTAAATCATTTTTCAACAAAGAAGCAGCAGCTGATGGTGTAGTATTACCTGAGACGTATGCAGTAGCGATGGTTTTTTCAAACAATAAGACAGATTTTGATGTGATAAACAGAGTATGTGAGAACAATGACCTTAAAGTGCTTTACACACGTACAGTACCTGTCGACACCAATGCTCTGGGTGAACAGGCATTGGCATCACTGCCTATGATGAAACAAGTATTTGTAGCACCTGAATCTGCCGTGGCTGCAAACAGATTTGAAGCATTGGTCTACCTTTCTCGTAAAGAGATAGAGGCTG contains:
- a CDS encoding efflux RND transporter permease subunit, whose amino-acid sequence is MMRIINYFIENRSLNYVLLVFILFLGINSYYNIPKELFPEIALDKISIRGSYAGASADNLDKMAVRDIEDELGNIQGIDKIETVIKSGTFSIVLDLNDGADKIDALNKAKDAIARSRQYLPADMIEPTAELLLHNRPLIRLSLSSEHLSKGQLIETAKEVKSKIARNPYVSEVKIYGDADQEVSVQINEEAVRAYGLDPFTLIDAISKTSYIYPIGDIKQSGNYIFLSTVNGKENKEEWESALIKIGDQQVRLGDVAKVDITYPQDTTLSTFNGRNNITLVISKGPEGNSMHISRDLQTYAKEKLSKEFPEVYFDFYQDSSKPVKDRLNTVISNLMFGLLLVFLSMTLLINIRIASIVAMGIPISFAIGIMFLYFTGYSINIVSLLGGLIVIGIVVDDAIVVSENIQRHINEGLAKNEAVYQGLKEMVLPVTLATLTTIAAFLPLFMLTGEIKNFIILIPITVIMILLGSLLESFFFLPLHADEVLKKQKNFINWEPLQNKYEALLHLVIRFKYIFLFTFVIVIPLLTILTIKMLNFQFFPGFDGNYLYITGKSNMDTTIEETDKIAKELEKYVLSKKETYALKSTSTVVGYRRSLAGADENGDNMLYITMELYDMEPQSFIDAYINPILNFSFMFNDPEKIRKKHTYDLAQDLRKEIAPMKKKYQLEELGVREDKPGLIKNDIQINLSGKDGQKIADAMNRIEENLSVIPYVKDVGNNAQLGKMEYKIRINAYGEQLGLSEVGIAQTLSGYFLDSRKAMTFSPNGVMEIRTKSIGKDSETTLMNFMIPTPSGSVVKLTDVVDIEKLRAYEKIEKRDGNTVKSVFANIDKKKTTAVAVLKKIKPLLDAIEDEGIDVSLLGEQEKNQQFKNDMIRSLIIAVFLILITLLFIFPKIRYALMVMSVIPFSLLGALLGHMLIGINLSMPSVIGMLGLAGVVINDGIIMLDFLHGTHNAETFYERAKLRLRPILITSITTFLGLFTLIFYATGQAVILQPIAISIGFGLIWGTVLNLVYLPSLYAVVNKIQPGRET
- a CDS encoding mechanosensitive ion channel family protein; its protein translation is MKAFLLLLFLSLSLWSAEIDTKLYDGNNTISYHEEIAKRIKTEQKSDQNQTQEDTERIATERMILGKLEKMLSFTLQVDPMPDSLLPDDKNISTENYFSYLNALTDTYAKIDTLKKEQSAMQSKRHYLKQSINDITVEDKKNLLLYQLQYAFYKLKGDNQAQTIKAYETLLNKGEERFKQKLKQVTFNIPALEKKLAEINTKFSPIEQEAVALKLAKERELIVHETISDTLSKKFLSNDMNMMSLLTTKIDLTLMLSLAYLQKNETQKALDLFNADSEALQRLIPDLIDHYTYKRTILKTVFKEVAGNVALALSNVEESAESIYDFTYGKLTEALFVFNERGISTLDILKVILIIILGFIIAAFYKRKIINLATQREKISLSAAKAISNAGYYILVFITLLFALKSIGLDLSNLGLVAGALSIGIGFGLQTLVSNFAAGIILMFERTIRLGDYIEISDTIRGTVSDMRMRSTTVTTNDNIDVVIPNSSFIQNNVINWTLENDIRRIHIPFSVAYGTSNDKVEKVILEELRNSDINYVKKNAKYPTVIWMTAMGSSSVDYELVVWIRGLSTLRPSGTKSDFLKFIYATLYKHHIEIPFPQLDLHVKQNESKKEETEPGTD
- a CDS encoding NAD(P)/FAD-dependent oxidoreductase, translating into MYDIIYIGGGLNYAGAVVAAKYGLKVALIETSLDQLGGVCLHKGCIPSKMFLYYADTLRQSKADVFDGNIMLDMQVLSEKKSKLIENAGRSIRAQCKDVELIEGKGRIIAPHEVEVEGKIYKAEHIVIGTGSSAFIPDGIVYDAKAIITSSEVLELKKLPKEIAIYGNGAIALEMASFFASSGVKVTLISRGETLLNKSHPFIQSAMLKEMEKLGVIYLKKHVIVSAKNTKKGVYITFEDGTSAYYEQMLVATGRKPTTDVIAIDEIVVNRGIETDAFFETTLAKHYAIGDCNGKVQLAHAARAQVLNVTMQIVGKDPKKLDLDHVVKFIHTLPMSYATVGQSKDMLEKNSTVFKESVVTLDNFASYGFRHSINGAMMVYADEEGLILGAEILASDAEEHIAPIAMALAGEMNALSASQTIMAHPTFSEALERAYSRLG
- the recO gene encoding recombination protein RecO, whose amino-acid sequence is MGCIIKGFILSVRKAKNEDSIALVLSPTEVRTYYRFFGARHSILQLGNLIDFEVEGEGSSFLPRLRSLSHMGFPWLFDKNKLLLWHNFIKRFEPHLKDAEEIDSFYFDLLLSAAKKWDKQNPKRIVCESYITLLEYEGRLHHDEHCYICENRIEEEIALMQSFIPAHPACLYTSALPTKKVLDFFQTKKTVFLEDHEVDYLFEIVMKGL